The genomic window GCCGCAACCCCTGCCGTAATGGCCAGGAATGAGAAGAAGCTGATCGATACCCGCATGCCGGATCGGTTGTACATCTGGAAGACAGCCATGTTGATGAAAATAAAGGATACGACTTGCAAAAGCTGCACGATGTAAGCCATCTCGTCTCCCGGCATTCGGATGCGATACGAAAGAGAGACGATCAAGCTGTATTGGATCAGCACAACGCTCAGCGAAAGGATGAGGGAGGAATAGGCCTTCTTCCGGCGCTCCCGGTACAGACGCAAGGATATGATCAGCATGATGGACAGCAGCGTAATAACGGTTATGGCAGAATAGATCATGCCGGTCGGGCCTGTGAAGAGTGGATGATTGCTCATAGGTGGGTACTCCTTATGCCAGAGTGCGATATTCCCATTATAGCTTTTCTTTTTCCAAAGCTACAAGGTACAATGAAAGGGAGAGGAGGTTCGGGTATTGAAAATCTTACAAGCTTTGTTTTTTCCGCCGGAACAGCCGGGGGGCGTATCCTCCATGGTGCCTTACATTCAGGAGAGGTTCAACCGGATGGCCGGCTGGCAGATGGAGCTGTTCTCCTTGCCAAAGCGGGTGCGGGGAAAAGGGACAGAGGACTTGCCGTTTCGAACGTTCGATCCCGAACAATACGCAGGGCATCCCATTGTGGATCGCTACCTGCAGACGATTCGCGATTATTTGTGGTGGACCAGAATGCGCATGAAGGGACAGGAGCAGTATGATCTCATTCATGCCCACCATCCGATTGCAGCGCTGGCGCTGAAGCACTTATATCCTGACATCCCGATGCTGGCCACGATCCATTCCAGCTACGAACGGGAGCTGAGCTTAAATGGCAAAATTCAGCCGAATGGCCCGGAGCAGGCTTTCCTCGTTTCGCTCTATCGCGAATTGGAGGCGAACTGCGACCAGCTGATCACGGTATCGGAAGCGTTCAGGCAGTACATGACGCCGTTCCTGGAACAACCGGAGAGGGTCAAGGTCATTCGCAACGGTTTCGACCAGAAACGGTTTCGGCCGATCAGCCACGATACGCCGGTGCCCCAGCTGGTGACCCTATGCCGCCTGGTGCCGGCGAAAGGACTCGATGTGCTGCTCGAGGCGTGCGCCCGCTTGAAACAATCGGGCAAAAGCTTCGTGCTCCACATTATTGGAGACGGAGACATCCGCGAGGAGCTTGAGGAGATGGCGGAGAAGCTGGACATCTATGAGGAAACAATTTTTTACGGCTATATGCTGCATCCGGAACAATTTATGCCCTTCTTCGATATCTTCGTTCTTCCTTCGCGGGCTGAAGCCTTCGGCAACGTCTTCGCCGAAGCGGCCTTGTGCTGGCTGGCGTTGGTCGGCACAGATGTGGGAGGCATAAGCGAGCAGATCGAGCATGGCAAGAACGGCTTGCTCGTTCCAGTCGACGATGTAGATGCGTTGGCGGGGGCGCTGGAAAGACTGCTGGAGGATCCCCAATACCGTCATGAGCTCGCCCGTGCAGCGAACGAACGGGCGAATAAGACGTATTCGCTTGCTAGAGTGATTCGCGAATTGAAAGAAGTGTACAGGGAGTATGGGCAATGAGACCGTTTCGCTTTATTCATGCAGCGGACTTGCATTTGGGCAGTCCGTTCGCCGGGGTAGGCGCGCAGTCCGAGCGAGTGCGTGAACGGCTTCGCGAGGCCGGCTATGAGGCGCTTAATCGCCTGGTGGGACTGGCGATAGCCGAGAAGGTCGATTTCGTGCTGGCGTCCGGCGACCTGTTCGATAGCGAGGATCGCTCGCTGAAGGCGCAGCTTCGTCTGCAGAAAGCGGCTTTCGCATTGGCTGATGCCGGGATTCGGCTGTATGCGGTGCACGGCAATCATGATCCGTTGTCCTCCGGTTACCGGGCCAGACTGGATATGCCGGAGACGATGCACGTCTTCCCTCCAGGAGAGGTGACGATGCAGCATGCAGTGAATCGGGCAGGAGAGCAGGTCGCCGAGATTTACGGCATCTCGTACGCGCAGCAGCACGAGCGTGCCAATTTGGCGGCGCGCTTTCCCGTTCTGCCGGGGCTTGCGGCGGACAGCCGTCTGTTCCGTATCGGCCTGCTCCATGCCAATGTGGACAACCAGCCGGACTCCACGCCGTACGCTCCGTGCACCAGGCAGGATCTGCTGCGCACAGGCATCGATTATTGGGCGCTTGGCCATATCCATGTCCGGCAGGTGCTTCATGAGTCGCCATGGATTGTCTATCCCGGCAATCTGCAGGGACGCAACGTCAAGGAAACAGGCCCGAAGGGGGCCTATGTGGTAGATGTATCCGAAGCGGGGGAAGCCACGCTTCGGTTTTGTGCGCTGGATGCGGTCCGCTGGGAGGTCAAACGGCTTTCGATCTCGGACATGGAGGACGAGCAGCAGCTTCTCGAGCAGCTGTCGGCGCTGCTGAACGAGGCGATGCCGGAAGCAGCGGATGCTGCAAAGTCGGACCTTTCAGGTCAAGAGCGCTCAGCAGTCGTGCGGATCATACTGGAAGGCCGGGGTGCGCTGCACGAGACGCTGCGGCCCGAGCGGGTAGCCGAATGGCAGACGGTTCTTCGTGAAAGCAGTCCTGATGCTGACCGTGCCTTTGTCTGGCTGGAGAGTTTGCGGGCTGAAACGCTGCCTGCGCTCGATCTCGAAGAGCTTCGGGCGTCGGACAGCTTCGTCGG from Xylanibacillus composti includes these protein-coding regions:
- a CDS encoding glycosyltransferase family 4 protein — its product is MKILQALFFPPEQPGGVSSMVPYIQERFNRMAGWQMELFSLPKRVRGKGTEDLPFRTFDPEQYAGHPIVDRYLQTIRDYLWWTRMRMKGQEQYDLIHAHHPIAALALKHLYPDIPMLATIHSSYERELSLNGKIQPNGPEQAFLVSLYRELEANCDQLITVSEAFRQYMTPFLEQPERVKVIRNGFDQKRFRPISHDTPVPQLVTLCRLVPAKGLDVLLEACARLKQSGKSFVLHIIGDGDIREELEEMAEKLDIYEETIFYGYMLHPEQFMPFFDIFVLPSRAEAFGNVFAEAALCWLALVGTDVGGISEQIEHGKNGLLVPVDDVDALAGALERLLEDPQYRHELARAANERANKTYSLARVIRELKEVYREYGQ
- a CDS encoding metallophosphoesterase family protein: MRPFRFIHAADLHLGSPFAGVGAQSERVRERLREAGYEALNRLVGLAIAEKVDFVLASGDLFDSEDRSLKAQLRLQKAAFALADAGIRLYAVHGNHDPLSSGYRARLDMPETMHVFPPGEVTMQHAVNRAGEQVAEIYGISYAQQHERANLAARFPVLPGLAADSRLFRIGLLHANVDNQPDSTPYAPCTRQDLLRTGIDYWALGHIHVRQVLHESPWIVYPGNLQGRNVKETGPKGAYVVDVSEAGEATLRFCALDAVRWEVKRLSISDMEDEQQLLEQLSALLNEAMPEAADAAKSDLSGQERSAVVRIILEGRGALHETLRPERVAEWQTVLRESSPDADRAFVWLESLRAETLPALDLEELRASDSFVGEMLRAAARLKAAPPDLQQWSPTASLWAHSRIGKHLDDAEPGETAAWIDEAERLLVDWLGDIRLTPGSRGENGEN